A single window of Dermacentor albipictus isolate Rhodes 1998 colony chromosome 1, USDA_Dalb.pri_finalv2, whole genome shotgun sequence DNA harbors:
- the LOC135897350 gene encoding uncharacterized protein, with amino-acid sequence MAEEAERFVAVGKQLGLEGTALQEFLREERAVHRERLTEQEQQKREEDERDKARSDRRLLEIEKELELLRAKSDCASSSGGSESLPNGSLVTAQFAGVSPQRLLAPFNDKADDLDAYLTRFERVAEAQGWAREQWATALSTCMTGEALSVFGRMPASEALSYDKVKRALLRRFRLTEEGFRKKLRTEAPQDNEAPSQFFVRLENYWERWVHLSEAPKSYEGIKDLLLAEQFLENCKPALAMFLREKKSRDILDMLQRADEYVSARDTVNFGKREARQGGQAGDNPDAGRGRRQSNSGTGLRCYLCSRTGHVASQCTSTNKKPEHTNREQPAARNVLACLEEDGYLELKDGQRLPVVNLGTSPAAGDLPVVAGRVAGKTVKVLRDSGCNIVIVNQDLVQPSEMTGRCRAVYLVDRSVRTLPEPRISIDTPYYRGEVLAACMKDPLFDLILGNIEGARAPAEPDGTWGETSARDEDNCAGPSIAEAQPPPVAAVTTRRQAQQQNFQAFRRLPVPSTLAEVTPEQMKEDQQRDTSLRQLFQLHREQRSVRCKGGGSFNIQLRDGLLYREYVPDSGSSTVQLIVPRQHRGKVLHLAHCGLMAGHLGKKKTTDRILADFFWPGVHGDTHAFVASCDICQKTASRGSVRKVPLEKMPLVDTPFRKVAIDILGPLKPVTRKGNRYILTLVDYATRFPEAIALPSIETERVAEALLQIFARVGVPEEMLSDRGSNFTSELMAEVGRLLSLRLQTTTPYHPMANGLVEKLNGTLKKMLRRMCTEQPKDWDRFIEPLLFAYREVPQASTGFSPFELLYGRNVRGPLAILKELWTGARLEEEVKTAYQYVIDLRERLETTCQMAHEALDEAGERYKRYYDRGAKARIMRPGDQVLLLLPTEHNKLAMKWKGPYVVKERKGEVDYVVDINGVGKTFHANMLKYHTREPAAETPVVTVAASASDRGMPMWPWGERGDYRDVAVSDKLHSQQAKELRAIIALHRDVFSEQPGYTDWAVCKLATTTQEPVHVKQYPLPFAVRQEVEAEVSTMLQMGVVERSHSPYNAPTVLIKKPDGTNRFCVDFRRLNEVLIPDSEPIPRADCLIAEVGGRKIFSKMDLSKGYWQVPLDEQSKEKTAFSAPSGLYQFKKMPFGIKTAPAVFAKLMRKLLDGIANVYHYYDDLLIATNNWQDHLDALGEVLARLREAGMTVHPKKCELGFD; translated from the coding sequence ATGGCCGAGGAAGCGGAACGATTTGTTGCGGTCGGGAAGCAGCTGGGCCTGGAAGGGACAGCGCTTCAGGAATTTCTGCGCGAGGAACGGGCAGTGCATCGCGAGCGCCTGACAGAACAGGAGCAGCAAAAACGCGAAGAAGATGAGCGCGACAAGGCGCGGAGCGACCGGCGTCTCCTCGAAATAGAAAAAGAGCTGGAGCTACTTCGCGCAAAGAGTGATTGCGCAAGCAGTAGTGGCGGCTCAGAAAGCCTGCCCAATGGGAGCCTAGTGACAGCGCAGTTCGCGGGGGTCAGCCCCCAAAGACTACTGGCACCCTTTAATGACAAGGCGGACGACCTGGATGCATACCTGACGCGCTTTGAGCGAGTGGCCGAAGCCCAAGGATGGGCGAGGGAGCAATGGGCCACCGCCCTCAGTACGTGCATGACGGGAGAAGCGCTTAGCGTGTTCGGCCGCATGCCGGCATCGGAGGCGTTGTCTTACGACAAGGTGAAACGGGCCCTCCTACGTCGCTTCCGCCTGACAGAAGAGGGCTTCCGGAAGAAGTTAAGGACGGAAGCGCCCCAGGACAACGAAGCGCCATCGCAGTTCTTCGTCCGGCTGGAAAATTACTGGGAGAGATGGGTCCACCTCTCGGAGGCCCCGAAGTCCTACGAGGGGATCAAAGACCTCCTCCTAGCCGAACAGTTTCTCGAGAACTGCAAGCCCGCGCTGGCGATGTTCCTTAGGGAAAAAAAGAGCCGGGACATCCTGGATATGCTCCAGAGAGCCGACGAGTATGTGAGCGCCCGAGACACAGTAAACTTCGGCAAGCGGGAAGCAAGACAAGGAGGCCAAGCCGGGGACAATCCCGATGCGGGCCGAGGCAGGCGACAGTCCAACAGTGGAACAGGGCTCCGTTGTTACCTATGCTCCCGAACGGGACATGTTGCGTCACAATGCACGAGTACCAATAAGAAGCCGGAGCACACGAACAGGGAACAGCCGGCTGCTAGGAATGTCTTAGCCTGCCTTGAAGAGGACGGCTACCTCGAATTAAAGGACGGCCAGCGCTTGCCCGTCGTAAATCTGGGCACTTCACCGGCCGCGGGGGATCTCCCTGTAGTCGCAGGCCGTGTTGCCGGGAAGACCGTGAAGGTCCTGAGGGACAGTGGCTGCAACATCGTTATCGTCAACCAGGACCTTGTCCAGCCATCGGAGATGACAGGCCGATGCCGAGCCGTCTACCTCGTAGACCGTTCAGTGAGAACTTTGCCCGAGCCTCGAATAAGCATAGACACGCCCTACTACCGAGGGGAGGTCTTGGCGGCCTGCATGAAGGACCCACTCTTCGACCTCATCCTGGGGAACATCGAAGGTGCCCGAGCCCCGGCAGAGCCCGACGGTACGTGGGGTGAAACCTCCGCGCGGGATGAAGATAACTGTGCGGGGCCCTCGATAGCAGAAGCCCAGCCTCCGCCCGTAGCTGCTGTTACCACACGCCGGCAGGCCCAACAGCAGAACTTCCAGGCCTTCCGGAGATTGCCAGTGCCGTCCACCCTAGCTGAAGTCACTCCCGAACAAATGAAGGAGGACCAGCAGCGTGACACTTCCCTGCGACAGCTCTTTCAGCTACACAGAGAGCAACGCAGCGTGAGATGCAAGGGGGGCGGATCATTCAACATCCAACTGAGGGACGGTCTGCTGTACCGTGAATACGTGCCAGACTCGGGATCTAGCACGGTGCAGCTGATCGTGCCGAGACAACATCGCGGAAAAGTCCTCCACCTGGCACACTGCGGGCTAATGGCGGGTCACCTTGGAAAGAAGAAGACCACGGACCGCATACTGGCCGACTTCTTTTGGCCGGGAGTGCACGGAGATACGCACGCGTTCGTCGCTTCGTGCGACATTTGTCAGAAGACGGCCAGCCGGGGGTCCGTAAGGAAGGTACCACTCGAGAAGATGCCGCTGGTCGACACGCCGTTTCGCAAGGTCGCGATTGATATCCTGGGGCCGTTGAAACCAGTAACCCGAAAAGGTAACAGATACATCTTGACGCTGGTCGACTATGCAACCCGCTTTCCCGAAGCGATTGCCCTGCCGAGCATAGAAACCGAGCGAGTGGCCGAGGCACTGCTACAAATCTTCGCCCGAGTAGGCGTACCAGAAGAGATGCTGAGTGATAGGGGATCCAACTTCACCTCTGAACTCATGGCAGAGGTAGGACGGCTACTTTCGTTGCGTCTTCAGACGACGACCCCGTATCACCCCATGGCCAACGGCCTCGTGGAGAAGCTGAATGGGACATTGAAGAAGATGTTGCGGCGCATGTGTACTGAACAGCCCAAGGACTGGGACAGGTTCATCGAGCCGCTACTATTCGCCTACAGGGAAGTCCCACAGGCCAGCACCGGGTTCTCCCCATTCGAGCTATTGTACGGGCGGAACGTGCGGGGTCCGCTGGCCATACTCAAGGAGCTTTGGACCGGAGCGAGACTAGAGGAGGAAGTCAAGACGGCATACCAGTATGTCATTGACTTGAGAGAAAGGCTCGAAACGACATGTCAGATGGCACACGAGGCCCTCGATGAGGCAGGAGAGCGCTACAAGCGATACTATGATCGCGGAGCAAAGGCGAGGATTATGCGCCCGGGCGACCAAGTACTCCTACTGCTGCCTACCGAGCATAACAAGCTCGCTATGAAGTGGAAGGGGCCGTATGTCGTAAAGGAAAGGAAAGGCGAGGTGGACTACGTAGTTGACATCAATGGCGTTGGGAAAACGTTTCATGCGAACATGCTAAAGTACCACACCAGGGAACCGGCAGCTGAGACACCAGTCGTGACGGTGGCAGCAAGTGCCAGCGACCGAGGGATGCCAATGTGGCCCTGGGGGGAGCGAGGAGACTACCGCGACGTCGCGGTTTCCGACAAACTCCACTCGCAGCAAGCGAAGGAGTTGCGAGCCATAATCGCCCTACACCGTGATGTGTTTTCGGAGCAGCCAGGGTACACCGACTGGGCTGTGTGCAAGCTAGCCACAACGACGCAAGAACCTGTACATGTAAAACAGTACCCACTTCCCTTCGCAGTAAGACAAGAAGTGGAAGCCGAAGTCTCCACGATGCTTCAGATGGGGGTGGTAGAAAGGTCCCACTCACCATACAACGCCCCGACCGTACTGATAAAGAAACCCGATGGCACGAACCGTTTCTGCGTGGATTTCCGACGGCTGAACGAGGTTCTGATTCCCGACTCGGAACCGATCCCCAGAGCGGACTGTCTGATCGCTGAGGTGGGAGGCCGGAAAATATTTTCGAAGATGGATCTCTCAAAGGGATACTGGCAAGTGCCTCTAGACGAACAATCCAAGGAGAAGACAGCGTTCTCCGCGCCCAGCGGGCTCTATCAATTCAAGAAGATGCCGTTTGGCATAAAAACTGCTCCTGCTGTTTTCGCGAAACTCATGCGGAAACTTCTCGACGGCATCGCCAACGTCTACCATTACTACGACGACCTGTTGATCGCGACAAATAATTGGCAGGACCACTTAGATGCCTTGGGGGAAGTACTGGCGAGGCTACGAGAGGCGGGGATGACTGTCCACCCCAAGAAATGCGAACTGGGGTTCGATTAG
- the LOC135897349 gene encoding uncharacterized protein codes for MEPAGDCFVLGGFFSVTNGWKKRFGNVKIPTEAQLEKHMVSSGARFARQQMKGTMFQEEGYVRNVMYNDVSAESTCGLLRSICLPSMKGGYYIVHAAISKASGSILAGHCLCPAGLSGTCQHFVGLILHAIHLAQKDAATCTEVPCAWIVPAQVKKHEPPLPLQDITFHTRKHEGAKRRRFDPLPGLSPSDPSLLAADLEKVAANCLLLRYMSKENSGGSLDEHSPSEVAPEASDTPLVPDIEDIHSETCQNSYKRGLMLYGPSRWRAEQLFSCQRLDRPQIQLGTWSGLVG; via the exons atggagcccgctggtgactgctttgtacttggaggtttcttcagcgtgacgaaCGGCTGGAAAAAGCGCTTCGGTAACGTCAAAATACCCACGGAAGCGCAGCTCGAAAAACACATGGTGTCGAGCGGAGCGCGCTTCGCGCGACAGCAAATGAAAGGAACgatgttccaagaagaaggatacgTGCGCAACGTCATGTACAACGACGTGTCAGCAGAATCCACGTGCGGACTTTTGCGTAGTATCTGCCTACCGTCAATGAAAGGCGGCTATTACATCGTGCACGCCGCGATTTCCAAGGCGTCGGGCTCCATCCTGGCTGGTCATTGCCTCTGCCCCGCAGG cctgagCGGCACATGCCAACATTTTGTTGGGTTAATCCTTCATGCCATTCACTTGGCGCAAAAGGATGCGGCAACGTGCACGGAAGTTCCATGTGCTTGGATTGTTCCTGCCCAAG tcaaaaagcatgagccacctctgcctctgcaagacatcacttttcacacaaggaaacatgaaggtgcgaaaaggcggcggtttgatccactgccagggctctcaccgagtgacccatctctgcttgctgccgatctcgaaaaggtggcagcaaactgcctgcttctccgttatatgagcaaagaaaactcaggaggatcactt GATGAACACAGTCCCAGTGAAGTGGCACCAGAAGCTTCAGACACTCCACTGGTCCCAGACATTGAAGACATCCACAGTGAGACCTGTCAAAACTCATACAAGAGAGGTTTGATG ctatacGGGCCCTCTCGGTGGAGAGCAGAGCAGTTGTTCTCGTGTCAACGATTGGACAGGCCGCAAATCCAACTTGGCACATGGAGCGGATTGGTCGGCTAA